The Chiroxiphia lanceolata isolate bChiLan1 unplaced genomic scaffold, bChiLan1.pri scaffold_81_arrow_ctg1, whole genome shotgun sequence genome contains a region encoding:
- the TMEM160 gene encoding transmembrane protein 160 produces MLRWGRAVVAALRGSRGGIGGRPGGSRLSLGRPPPPPPPAPSELERADAVLLRKALEGAFLAWFRNGLLATGIGVIAFVQSDTGRDAAYGFFLLGGLCMSHGGVSHLLSSALVFSCWGVCACPTGGVSYVLSSALLRRPMLLAVPAAAASAALTGLLLLLWAASLSLYVGRLEVEIVPEEPPEK; encoded by the exons ATGCTCCGCTGGGGCCGCGCGGTGGTCGCGGCGCTCCGGGGGTCGCGGGGCGGGATCGGGGGGCgcccgggggggtcccggctgAGCCtgggccgccccccgccgccccccccgcccgccccgtcCGAGCTGGAACGGGCGGACGCGGTTCTGCTGCGGAAAGCGCTGGAGGGAG cGTTCCTGGCCTGGTTCCGCAACGGGCTCTTGGCCACCGGCATCGGCGTCATCGCCTTCGTGCAGAGCGACACCGGCAGGGACGCGGCCTACG gttttttcctgctggggGGTCTGTGCATGTCCCACGGGGGGGTCTCCCACCTGCTGAGCTCGGCTTTA gttttttcctgctggggGGTGTGTGCGTGTCCCACGGGGGGGGTCTCGTACGTGCTGAGCTCGGCTTTGCTGCGCCGCCCGATGCTCCTCGCGgtccccgcggccgccgcctcGGCCGCGCTCACGgggctcctcctcctgctctgggcgGCCTCGCTGTCCCTCTACGTGGGGCGGCTCGAGGTCGAGATCGTCCCCGAGGAGCCCCCCGAGAAGTGA